A region of uncultured Desulfobacter sp. DNA encodes the following proteins:
- a CDS encoding DnaJ family domain-containing protein, with amino-acid sequence MIPGFETIVEERIKAAQKQGRFDNLQGKGKPLVFDDSPVPNDLRMAHKILKNSGFLPPEIEIRKQMDQVRELMDHAEPASTEKSKLHKKLNYLMAKLDAVRSTGPGSTLVRGQYRTALLRKIK; translated from the coding sequence ATGATTCCAGGGTTTGAGACCATAGTTGAAGAACGCATCAAAGCAGCCCAGAAACAGGGCCGGTTTGATAATCTCCAGGGCAAGGGGAAACCTTTAGTATTTGATGACAGCCCTGTACCCAATGACCTTCGCATGGCTCATAAAATCTTGAAAAATTCAGGATTTCTGCCCCCTGAAATTGAAATTAGAAAACAGATGGACCAGGTGCGCGAACTCATGGACCATGCAGAACCGGCGTCAACGGAAAAGTCAAAACTGCACAAAAAACTAAATTACCTGATGGCCAAGCTGGATGCGGTCCGCTCAACCGGACCCGGCAGCACCCTGGTCCGGGGTCAGTACAGAACCGCATTATTGAGAAAAATAAAATGA
- the fusA gene encoding elongation factor G, with protein sequence MSKQKNISKIRNIGIMAHIDAGKTTVTERILYYTGRSHKIGEVHDGEATMDWMQDEQDRGITITSAVTYCQWKGATIQIIDTPGHVDFTVEVERALRVLDGAIGVFCAVGGVEPQSETVWRQADRYKVPRMAFINKMDRTGADFFAACASIREKLAANPVMIQVPIGAEDRFAGVIDLLTMEQIAWNDETLGAEYTAGPIEDEFLELAEEYRDKLLEAVSELDDTIMEKYLGEEEITVDELRAAIRAATIRRTMVPVLCGSALRNKGVQPLLDAIDYYLPSPKDVPPVKGEHPETGEILEFKPEKNGPLAALIFKVSMIEGRKLSFARIYSGKIASGADVFNPGLNRKEKLSRLLRMHANKRERLDEASAGDIIGIVGLKDSGTGDTLCSPDHPVFLEKMEYAQPVISIAIEPKTHADQEKLDDVLSKFLIEDPTLKTSKDEETGQTILSGMGELHLEIIISRMVKEFNTSVNVGKPQVVYREIITASATGQAVFEREIQGKSHHAGVTVELNPLARGTGVTFKSLVPEEKIAPQYIQTIETGIRESLEGGFLRGYPIVDVEIVLADGFHEEGKASELGFGVCASMAVKEALKKAKMALLEPIMDVEVFVPDANMGDAIADLNARGGRVESIAPKSGIQVIKAIVPLSRMFGYSTALRSATQGRGTFTMQFKRFDAV encoded by the coding sequence ATGAGCAAGCAAAAAAATATATCAAAAATTAGAAACATCGGGATCATGGCCCACATTGACGCGGGTAAAACCACGGTTACGGAACGTATTCTATACTATACGGGAAGATCCCATAAGATAGGTGAAGTTCATGACGGCGAGGCCACCATGGACTGGATGCAGGATGAGCAGGACCGGGGGATCACTATTACCTCGGCGGTGACCTACTGCCAGTGGAAAGGGGCTACAATCCAGATCATTGACACCCCGGGCCATGTGGATTTCACCGTGGAGGTGGAGCGGGCTCTGCGTGTTCTTGACGGGGCCATCGGCGTATTTTGCGCCGTGGGCGGTGTGGAGCCCCAGTCCGAAACTGTGTGGCGCCAGGCTGACCGGTACAAGGTGCCAAGAATGGCTTTTATCAATAAAATGGACCGTACGGGTGCTGATTTTTTTGCCGCCTGTGCTTCCATCCGGGAAAAGCTGGCTGCCAATCCTGTGATGATCCAGGTGCCCATCGGGGCGGAGGACCGGTTCGCAGGTGTTATTGACCTTTTGACCATGGAGCAGATTGCCTGGAATGATGAGACTCTGGGCGCTGAATATACTGCCGGGCCCATTGAAGATGAGTTTCTGGAACTGGCCGAGGAGTATCGGGACAAACTCCTGGAAGCTGTGTCCGAGCTTGATGACACCATCATGGAAAAATACCTGGGTGAGGAAGAGATCACAGTGGATGAGCTTCGGGCCGCGATCCGGGCTGCCACCATCCGTCGGACCATGGTGCCTGTTTTGTGCGGATCTGCCCTGAGAAACAAAGGGGTTCAGCCGCTTCTGGATGCCATTGACTATTATCTTCCAAGCCCCAAGGACGTCCCTCCGGTCAAGGGCGAGCATCCTGAAACCGGTGAGATCCTTGAGTTCAAACCGGAAAAAAACGGCCCCCTGGCGGCCCTGATTTTTAAGGTCTCCATGATTGAGGGGCGCAAACTCTCTTTTGCCCGGATCTATTCAGGAAAAATTGCTTCGGGTGCGGATGTGTTCAACCCTGGTCTGAACCGTAAGGAAAAACTGTCCCGACTTTTAAGAATGCACGCCAACAAGCGCGAACGTCTGGATGAGGCATCGGCCGGTGACATCATCGGCATTGTGGGGCTTAAGGATTCCGGCACCGGCGATACCCTTTGCAGTCCTGACCATCCTGTATTTTTGGAGAAAATGGAATATGCCCAGCCTGTTATCTCCATAGCCATTGAGCCCAAAACCCATGCCGACCAGGAAAAGCTCGATGATGTGCTGTCAAAATTCCTGATAGAGGATCCCACCCTTAAAACCAGCAAGGATGAGGAAACCGGACAGACCATTTTGTCGGGCATGGGAGAACTGCATCTTGAGATCATCATTTCAAGGATGGTCAAGGAGTTCAACACCAGTGTAAATGTGGGCAAACCCCAGGTGGTATACCGGGAAATCATTACGGCGTCCGCAACCGGCCAGGCTGTGTTTGAACGGGAGATCCAGGGGAAATCCCATCATGCCGGCGTTACGGTGGAGCTTAATCCTTTGGCCCGGGGAACGGGGGTGACTTTCAAATCCCTTGTACCCGAGGAAAAAATTGCCCCCCAGTATATCCAGACCATTGAAACCGGAATCCGGGAAAGCCTGGAGGGCGGGTTCCTTAGAGGCTATCCCATCGTGGATGTTGAGATTGTTCTGGCGGACGGGTTCCATGAGGAGGGAAAGGCCTCTGAACTCGGTTTCGGAGTCTGTGCATCCATGGCGGTAAAAGAGGCCCTTAAAAAAGCCAAGATGGCTCTGCTTGAACCCATCATGGATGTGGAGGTGTTTGTGCCGGACGCCAATATGGGCGATGCCATTGCAGATTTAAATGCCAGGGGCGGAAGGGTGGAATCCATTGCTCCGAAATCCGGCATTCAGGTTATAAAAGCCATTGTTCCCTTGTCACGGATGTTCGGCTACTCCACAGCTCTTCGTTCCGCCACCCAGGGCCGGGGCACCTTTACAATGCAGTTTAAACGTTTTGATGCGGTGTGA